DNA from Bacillota bacterium:
TTACCAGGCAGCGGCCGGTGCGGCCCGGGAAATCATTCAAGGTTCTTCGTCAAAGCCTTTCCTGCCGTAGCCGGCGCCAAACCTGTCAATATGCAGGTTCCCGCCGGTCGCCCAGTTCTCCCGCGTGAATTCTTCTATCAGGACGGTCACCCACTCAGACCTGACATCCAGAACAGAAACCATGACTTTGGTGATCTCATCCACCAGCTTTCTTTTGGCCTCAATACCTCTCCCCTTCGCCATTTTTTACCGTCACAACCGGCATTTGATCACCCCAGCTTTCGTGTGACGTCCTTCCCTCAATAAATTTAAATGTACTAAGGTAAGGGATAGACCTTATAGTATTCTAAGAAAGGGTTTATCCCTATTTTTGTCCCTAAAATACTGATTAAATGTATTATGTTAATATAGTACTGGTAGTATAATATAGAAAATATTACTTCTAATGGTGGTGCATCTCAGTGAGGGTGGAAACGGTTACAACTCCTGATGGGAAAACGCGGTATATACTGGTTGGCTCAGACGGTGAACCTGTACTCCCCGTCATGCGATTTATTAAGTTCAAGGACAACAGCGGGGCCGCCCGGAAAAGCCTCCGCTCCTACTGCCAGCACCTGAAACTCTTTTTCGAGTTCCTTGAGCAGGAAAACTTGGACTACCGCCAAGTCAATATAGACAACATGGCCGACTTCATGCGCTGGCTTCAGAATCCCTATGGGAACCTGAAAGTAATCCCGGTGACGTCCGTACCGTCACCCCGCAAGTCGACCACTGTGAATACCGTAATATCCACGGTCCTCAATTTCTACGACTACCTCATGCGCCACGAAGATTACAGCGTCCAGCTTTCCGAAAGGCTTAAAAAGACCGTCTCGGGGAGCAGGAGGGGCTTTAAAGACTTCCTCTACCACATCAACAAGGACAAGGAGTACCCGGCCAAGATCTTGAAAGTCAAGGTTCGCCGTTCCCGGCCCAAGACTATTTCCAAGGAGCAAGTGGGCAAATTGATCGATGCCTGCTCAAACTTACGGGATAAATTTTTAATCCAGCTTTTGTGGGAAAGCTCAATGCGCATCGGCGAGGCCCTGGCCCTGTGGCTGGAAGATTTTGAGCCCGACGGGCAGAAGATCCACATCCGGGACAGGGGGGAACTTCCCAACCTCGCTGAGATCAAGACCGTCTGTGGCCCTCGGACGGTGGACGTTTCCTCGGAATTAATCAACATGTTTTTCAACTATGTAGCCGAATTCCATACTGACGAAGTGGACACAAACCATGTTTTTATCAAGCTGTCCGGCGAAAACAAGTACCAACCCATGGAGTACCAGGACGTCGCTTCCCTTTTCCGCAGGCTAAAGGCCAAAACGGGAATTGACGTTAGCCCCCATGTACTCCGGCACAGCTCCTTAACCGAACTGCGCCGGGCCGGCTGGAAGCCGGAACACTTGCGAAAACGGGCCGGACATGCCCATGTTCAGACCACCATGCAAATTTACCTGCACCCGAGCGACGAAGACCTGCGGAAGGATTGGGAGAAAGCAGAGGAAAAAATGCGCCTTAAACGGCAGCAAAAGGAGGGCTCTGAACAGTGAGTACGATTTACAGGCCGGTCCCGACGCCGGCAAAATTACAGGAAATCGAGGAAACCCTGACGGGCTATTGGGAAAAGGATCGATGGAATATTACCGAACCTATCTTTGACGAGTTTCGGCCTCAAAGATGGACTATAACTGGAAAGGTTATTGACTTTACCTGCCTACAACCGGGCGTCAAAGAAGAGATTAAGTTTTTCATTGCGCCCGCCGCCTGCTAGACCATACCTTGCAGTTACAAACAGCAGTTAGACATGGAAAATGCCTTACACGGCTTGCCGCTTTTCTGGGGCGGGTATACCCCAGGATCAGGAGTTTTACGGATTTGGAGGTAGAAAAAGCTATAACCAAGTGGCGTTCTTACCTGGTTGAACGGGGTTTTTCGGTTAACAAAGAAGGCCGCCTGTCCACTTCTTATTTCGAATCCCTGTTACAGCAGGTATATCAATTCATGGTCAACTTCTACGATGACCGGGAGGAATTTTAAAAAGACGTCTGGGATGTGCGGAAAATACCGGGAGCGAGATATACTCAAAACAAGGCCGATTACCTGCTTTCCTTTGAGGACATTCCCCTTCCCTTCCGGCCTCTAGCCAAGAGATACCTGAAGGTACGGGTAGGTATTCGGTCACATTCCCAATGTGCAAGAGACTTAATGGCCCTGCGTTTGTTCCTGCGTTTTATCCATGAGCAATATCCTCATTGGCAAGACCTCAAGGGACTGTCTCGTAAGGATATGGAGAATTATCTGGTATGGTATCGGTCATACACAAAAGGTTGGAGAGAAAGTAACTACATACATTTGGTTAGTCTGACCAGCTGAACCCTTGCCTGGCCTGCCGCAATTTGTGCACCACCCCTGATTTTATCCCGCAGTTTGAGGCAGAAATCAGGGAGGTAAAGGCTGTCATCGAGCGCGGCAAAGCCCAGGGCCGGACCATCTGGGTAGAGAAAAACGTGGCTCTTCTGAAGCGTTACGAAGCGATTCTGGCCGTACTAAAAGAGGGCCATACCCACCACCTGGCAGGGAAAAAAGGGCGGGAGTACGTGGGGGAGGAACGTTTAAATGTCCGGCAAACACCAGCGTAACACGGAGGGATTGAAAAAACACGCCCGGCGCAAGAGCGAGGAAACCGCTAAAAAGGTTGACGAAGCTATCCAGAGGTTGATCAAAGCCGGGGAGAAAATCAACTTCAACAGTGTGTCCCTGGAGGCCGGGGTGAGCAAGTCTTATCTTTACACCCACCCGGAGATCAAGGAGCGCATCGAGAACCTCCGTAAGCAGCAGGCGGCCGCGCCTTCTCCGAAGCAGATAAAACGGGAAATGACCGATGCCAGCAAGGACATCATTATTGCTGCGAAGAACAAGCGCATCAAGGAACTGGAAGCCGAAAACAAGCGGTTGAAAGAGGAACTGAAAATACTGCGGGGAAAACTTTACGAATCGCTGGAGTAGGATTGATTTTGTGAGTGTTATCATCCCTAAAATATGGCCATGCTTGTTATCGTCAGGTTGTTTTTGGGGGAGATCCTTGTCTCCTAATGGAGTTGTTGCTTTTCTATTCCTGGGAAACTTCCGACTGCCGCGGGAAGGAAGAATTAGAAACACAGGGAATATATGCCATAAGGTGCTTCGTGCTCAAGTGAGATTCAAGAACGGGTGTGTGCTCGGTCAGAAAGAAGGCTATTCAGGATAATTCTTTCCGCCAAAAGAGGGTGCAGGGCTTTTCTTTGACGTGTGAGTAATTTTTGAACTTTGCCTTATTGGGGCCGGCATTCTCCCTAGTCTGGTGGCGCTGCATTAAGTTTGCTGGATAGGTGGGGGTGGGAATGGCTGTGGGGCCGAACTGTTTGCTGTTGCGGACTTTAGTTTCGAAAACATTAGAACACAAGAGAAAGGAGTAAAAAATGACTGCGAAGTTTGCGAGATTTCTTACTGCGGTTTTGGTTCTTTTGATGGTTGTGGGACTGGCGGGTGCAGCCTGGGCATCGGAACCGGTGCCGGGCGCAGAAATCACTGAACCTCAGGTTCCGGGGACAACGATTATTTATAATAATGTGAAGTTGTGGATTGGTCAGAATAAGGCAGTGGTAAACGGCGAGTCGAAAACTCTGGACACGGCTCCGATGCTGTATGAGGACCGCACGATGGTGCCCCTGCGGTTCATTGCCGAATCCCTGGGGGCCAATGTACAGTGGGATCCCGCGGAGCAAAAGATAATGATAGCTACTGGGGGTGAGTCAGGTCCTGCCGAAAAAACACAATTTGACGTAATTCTTAAAATTGGCCAGAATCAGGCGTTCGTCAACAGCGAGCCGAAGACTTTGGACGTGCCTCCGATGCTGTATAAGGGCCGCACCATGGTGCCCCTGCGGTTTATCGCCGAGGCTCTGGGAGCTGATGTCCAGTGGGATCCTGCAGAGCAGTGCGTAACTATCACCTTGCGGCTAATGCCCATAGATGCTTTTATCACTGCCACCACCAAGGGCTTCAACGCAGAAATTAAGGCTGCTATGCAGGAAGCAGCTCGGCAAGCAAAGATAAAGCTCGCTGAGGCTGAGCCGGTTGAGGTCATAGGTAAAGAATCCCAGTTGACGAAGCCCAACGTCAAAGTTGTCAGCATTGCCATTCAAGGCGCAGATACCCTTACCATTGAGCAATTGGCAAAAGGGGCTGACGTGCTCTTTACCTTTCTGCAACTACCTGAGGGCTCCGAGCTCTCTTCGGGGTTCTACGTCATTCGCATTTCAGGCGATCCCAAAGCTAATAAGTGGGTGGCTCAGTTCAAGAACATGGATGGAAAAGTAGTCCTGGAGAAGCCGGCTGAAGTAGGAGCAGGAGCCCGTGCTCTCCCTGGTGGCAAGGTCAAAGTGACTGTAAAGATCAGCTTTCCTGGCCCGACAGTGACATTAGACATCCACTGGAATTCGGCTTCTATCCAAACTGCTTTTGGAATAGGTAATGGTGGTCCTGATACAACGCCCTTGCTGGAAGCAGGACAGAAAGTCGTGCAGGCTGTAGAAAAATATGCCGTCTCTGTTAATGATGCCCTTACTCAAGCAGCAAAAAAGTATGAAAATGGTATTTTAGATGGATGGATGTCTAGCTCCAGGGGTGATGACCTTTTAGTAGCGCATACAGTTTTTGAAGGTGTGAATGACCTCACTATTGAGGAACTGACAAAAGGTCAGGATGTCTTTTTCGGCTACTTCCGGACTCCAAAAGGTTCCAAACTTCCAGCTGGCTTTTACAAGGTTCGCATTGTGCAAGAATCCGGTCGGTGGCTCGGACGCTTCGTGAATGATAAAGGCGAAGTGGTTTATGAAGGACCAGCAGAAGTTACGGCAGGAGGAGATATAGTCAAAAGCTTCTGGAATGGTTGGTTTACACATGATGTTGGCCTGAATTCTGTTACGGGAGACTATCATTGGATTGACCGCAAGGGAAGGGAACATTCTATTGAGATAACAATTACAGTAGAGTAGTACAAGATGACACCAGCATCGACTACCTGCTACTTGAGGTGGAGTTCTGCGAGTGTTCGGGGTGCCCAAAATCACCTTAAAACAAATAATGGGAGTTTTGCCATTAACCTGAAGGCTCAAACTGTAACCACTCCGAATGATTAACTGGTATTTCATCTAATTTGCTGGTCAAAAAAGAGAAGAGCCGGCCGGCAAATTGAACCAAATGTTGATCAGATAATGTGGCTGGTTTAGAGCTTACTGTTGCGTAATTTTCTTTCCAGTTTGCGAAGATCTTTGGAAGTAAGCGCCTAATGCAAAAATGTACGTTGTGAATATATAAACAATGAGAGAGCCTTATTTTAACAGGGCTCTCTCATTATGAGTATAGATAAATAAATTGAGGGGGATTCTGCCCCCTCGTGCTCCTCCAGTTTTCTAAAAACCCGCCCCGTCGGCGGGCGGAAGCCCTTTCAGAAACGCAACGACACTTAAGAGAGGTCTCTTGCCAGCTCTTCCATTGCTCGAATTGCCGTCTCGATTTCTTCCTCGGTATTAAAATACGAAAGGCTGAACCTGACAACCCCCTGCTTCGTGGTGCCCAGAGTCCGGTGGGCGAGTGCCGCGCAGTGAAGTCCCGCCCTTACCGCGATCTGGTAAACGCGGTCAAGCAGGAAAGCAACCTCCCCCGAATCGGCATTGCCCAGATTGACTGCGAGGGTCGGTGCCTGCGGCCCCGCCTGGGGGCCGTAAATCTTCAAGCCGGGAACTGCAGCCAGCCCTGCCCGCAGTCTTACCAGGAGGGACTCTTCCCGCTGCCGGATTTTTTCAAGCCCCTCCTCAAGTACAAAGGCGGCCCCTGCCCCCAAACCCGCAATTCCTACAGTGTTCACCGTACCGCTTTCGTACATTTCGGGCATGATATCGGGCTGGTCTTCGGAGTTAGAAGCGCTTCCGGTTCCTCCATGTTTAAGCGGGTCCAGCGAAATCCCTTCCCGGATATAGAGCCCGCCGGTGCCCGGGGGGCCGTATAGCCCTTTGTGGCCGGGAAAGGCAAGCAAATCGATATTAAGCTCATCTACATCGATGGAAAAGATTCCGGCTGTCTGGGCGGCATCCACCAGGAAGGCGATCCCGTGGTGCCGCGCGATTTTCCCGGCCTCGGCAATGGGAAGGAGGGTACCGGTCACATTGGAAGCATGGGTGAGGGCAATCAAACGGGTGTTGGATTTGATCCCTTTTTCCAGGTCGTCGGGGTCCAGTTCCCCCCGCTCACTGCAGGGCACAACCGTGTATTCCACCCCGGCCCGGGTGAGGGCCCTGAGGGGGCGGATCATGGAATTATGTTCCATGCTGCTGGTGAGAACATGGTCGCCGGATTTTAAAAAACCTTTGAGAGCCAGGTTCAAGGCCTCTGTGCAGTTCAGAGTAAAAACCACACGGGAGGGATTCCGGGCTCCAAAAAGCCGGGCGAGCAACTCCCGTGTCTGGTTAACGACGCGGCCCGCCGCGAGGGACATCTGATGCCCGCCCCGCCCGGGATTTGCGCCCTTTTCCCGCAAGGTCTCGACCATTGCCTTTTCGACACCAGGCGGTTTCGGCCAGGTAGTGGCTGCATTATCGAGATAGATCACCAGTAAACCACTCCAATAACCTGTCTAGTTCATCCTTGCTGTAAAATTCGATTTCGATTTTCCCACCCCGCGGCCCCGTCTTGATTCTTACCTTCGTCCCCAACAGCCGCTGCAGTTGGGCCTCTGCTTCGTCCAGTTCCGGATCGAGGCTTGCCCTCTTCTCTTTTGGACGGGCGGGGCCTGCCTGGGACCGGATCAGGCGCCGCGCCTCTTTTTCTGTCTCCCGGACCGAAAGCCCCCTGCTGACGATTTCTTGAGCGAGAGCACACTGCTGCTCCGGGCTGGGCAGTCCGAGCAGAACCTTGCCGTGGCCCGCACTTAAAATCCCCCTCGCAAGGAGTTCCCTGGCCTCCTGGGGAAGCTGGAGCAGGCGGAGGGTATTGGCGATCAGCGACCTGCTCTTGCCGACCCGGGCGGCAATTTCCTCCTGGGTGAGGTGGAACTCCTCTACCAAACGCCTGTATGCCAGCGCCTCTTCAAGAGGATTCAAATCTTCCCGCTGCACATTTTCGACCAGCATCATTTCGCTGGAGGTGAGGTCATCAACCTTGCGGATGATCGCAGGAATGGTTTTGACTCCAGCCTGCTGACAGGCACGCCAGCGCCGTTCCCCGATAATTAATTCAAACTGGTCCTCGCCCAGCGGCCGGACCACGACAGGCTGCATCACCCCGTGGGCCTTAATAGAAGCGGCCAATTCAGAAAGCGTAGCTTCATCGAAATCCTGGCGTGCCTGAAAGGGGCCGGGCTTGATTTTCTCTACGGAGAGTTCAAGGATTTCCTCTCCTTCTCCAATCTCCTGGGGAACCGCCGGGATGAGGGCGCGCAGGCCCTTGCCGAGACCCTTATTTTTCATTCTGAATCACTTCCTGGGCCAGTTCTTGATAAAGAAGAGCGCCACGGGAGCGGGAATCATAGGAAATTACAGGCTTCCCGTGGCTCGGTGCCTCGCTGAGCCGGACGCTTCTGGGAATGATCGTCCGGAAGACCTTATCCCCGAAATAGTCTTTTACCTCTTCAACGACCTGAATTGAAAGGTTGGTCCGGGCGTCAAACATCGTTAAAAGAACTCCCTCCAGTTCAAGCAGGGGATTAAGCCCCTGCTGAACGAGTTGAATGGTCCGCAGCAACTGCCCCAACCCTTCAAGCGCATAGTACTCACACTGAATGGGAATCAGTACCCGGTCCGCCGCGGTAAGGGCATTAATGGTTAACAGCCCGAGTGAGGGCGGGCAGTCGATAAAAATATAGTTGTAGCGGTCGCGCAAAGAACGAACCGCCTGGCGCAGTCTGGATTCGCGCCGGGAAAGATTGACAAGCTCGATTTCCGCTCCGGCAAGATTGATTGTTGCCGGAATCAGGTCGAGGCCAGGCGTCTCGGTGGCCATGATTAGCTCTTCTGCAGTTGCTTCCCCCAGCAGGAGATCGTAAATACAACGGGAAAGGCTTTCTCGCGCCACCCCGAGACCGCTTGTGGCATTACCCTGCGGGTCGATGTCAACCAGTAACACTTTTTTTTCTGCCACCGCAAGGCACGCGCTCAAATTAACGGCTGTTGTTGTCTTTGCAACCCCGCCCTTTTGGTTTGCAATGGCAATAATCCGCGCTGCCATGGTTAGCTCCGGCTGACCTGCCTTATCCTGGTTGTTTTGATGAGAATGTTCCACGTGGAACATTGCCCGCGCCTTTTCCCGCTTTCTTTTATTCCACAGCAATAGTCAGGCCTCCTGCTCCCCGGCTGACCCAAAAATTTTTTAGTTCCCGGAGCTTTTTCCTCTAAAAATTATAGCACGAAAAAATCCCCGTGGAACACATCGGAAACAATTTTATTCCTAAAAAAGCATTTTACACCGCTAATCGGTTTACCAAAAAAGGGTTGTGAAAATCGGTCACGTCAAAAATATCCAGATAATTTGAGTCTGTCCCAATGAATAACAGCCACCTGCCGTTCCAATTGAACAGTGTCGCTTCGCCTTTGGTAGTCGCCGAAAGACGCTGCGACCAGAAGGGCGCGAGCTGTTCCAGATTGCCGAGGCGCAGCTTTAGCACCCCGGACGGGAACCTGAACCCGTAGAGAACCCCGTTTTCGATAGAGATAACCAGAGCAGAGTCGGGCTCTCCCGGCTCGGGGGCAAACCCCCAGGGCTCTCCGTTAAACAAAAGCGGCTGGCTGTAGCTCCTCCCGGTATCGTGAAACCAGGCGGGGATGATCACGCTGCCGGGAACGTTCCCTTCTCTGTTCCGCGCCTGGGTGTAGCCGAAGGTCTGAACAAAGGTAACAGGCTCGGCCCATGCCGGGACAATTGCCGTAAGAATTAACAACGTTGCCAGAAACAAAGATAGAAACTTACGCAAGATTCAAACACCTCCTGAAGAAAAGAGAGCAGCAACGATCACTGCTCTCTTAATAACATTCTGTTTTCAACAATGGAATAATATTTTACTCTATCCTTCGCCACCGGGTATCTCATACCCAACTCCCCCATCTACCGGGGTCGTCCGCTTCGGGTGCACCGGCAGCTTCCCGGGCGGCCCCACCAGGACGCCCCGGTAGGTTTCGTCCCAGTCCACTGCGTAACCCGCGGCCTCGGCGACGAACCTGGCCGGAAGGAAGGTGCGCCCGTCCCGGATGACCGGGGCGACGTCCATAGCGACGGGCTTGCCGTCATTGAGCAGGACGTTGGAGCCGATCTTCAGAACGATCTCCACGGTCTTCGTCTCGTCTGCGGTCTTGATGCGGAGCTTCGCCGTCCGCTGCGCGCCGTCCCAGATAACGTCGCTGTCAGAGGCTCCCAGAGCGTAGGCCAGGTAGCGCATCGGAATGAACGTCCGGCTGTTCAGGATGAACGGGGCAACGTCGGCCTTTCTTTCGTAGCTCATCCGCTCCCTGGCAATTGCGTACTTGTCCAGCAGGTCGGGGCGGTACTCCCAGAATTCGGTGCCCGTTGTAGTGGAGTAGTACCTGGTGTCTCCGACGGTGAAGACCGCCCACATGCCCTTCTCAGGGGGAGGAGGCGGAGGCACCAGGGAAGCGTAAGAGATCCCGGGCTCCCCGGACAAGAAACCGTAAGAAGCAAGCGCAGTGCCGGCAACAGCCAGAATAAACAGTATGGTTAAAGACAAAGTAAGGGTTTTCTTTGTCATGAAAAAATCCTCCTTCCTTGAAAAAAACTACTTATATCCGCTTTTTTTGATTTGCTTGTATTGACATCCAGAAAAAGAATAGTCCAGGTCTGGAGCGGTTCCCGCAATGATATCTATGTAAAGCACGGCAGTATTTTTTACCATTATGACGGAAGCCGGTGGTCTGAGTGGACGCTGCCGGGATTCGAAGCAGCCGGTCAGCTGCTGGTGTCCTCGGCCCGGGACATTTACGCCCTGGCCAAGGACCAGACCATCCGCCACTATGATGGCGCAGGTTGGTCCCTCTATTCCGCCGGCGGGGACATGCTTTCCGGCCGGCAAATCAAACAGATCGGCCTGGACGCCGGCAAGCGCCTGTGGGTCCTCTACGATGAAAACCCCGATGAGATTGACGACGGGCAGATGGGCCTGGCCTATCAGGACGGCGGAGGCCAATGGCGGGAGACGGCGCTGCCCTTCATCACCACCAATATTGATCAAAACGAGCGCAGCAACGTCTTTGTCATGAACGGAAACAACATCTATATCATCCAAAGAATACACGGGCTCTTCCATTACGACGGCCAAAACTGGCGCGCCGTAACCGGCACCAGGGAAGAAGACGTCGTCTACGGCGGAGACATCAACGACAGCGGCCTGCAGCTGGTCACCGGCAATGCCTATGACAACCTGTTCGTGGCCGGGGGCCGGGGCCGGCTGTGGTACAGCGGCAGAGGCATATTTGTAGATGATCCCGGGCCAAGTCCGGGCCAGCCCGATGGCAACATCAGAACGGTCTCCATCCGGATAGAAGGATACGATACTACCTTTGTACCCAAAACCAGCGTAACGGTGGATAATTTTGACCTGACACCCTACCTGGGACCGGCCTCCGGCTCTTCGGCCACGGAGAGCCAGGGATGGGGCCCGGACAGGCTGAAGAAGCCCACAGTGGCCCATGCCCACCGTCAGAGCATTGCTGCAGCGGGGTATAAGTTTTGACCTGCAGGATTACGGCTGGGCCCTGTATATAGCCATGATCGGAGGGGACAGGGAGTTCGACCACCGGAGCACATCGGGCTGGATGTACCGGGTCAACGGCTGGCTGCCCAATTACGGCTGCCAGGCTTATGTATTAAAGGGTGGCGAAGATATCCTCTGGTATTTCGGTACCTATGGCTTTGATACCTGGGTTACGAAGATCCAGTCGGACAAGACCAGCGTGCAAACAGGCCAAACCGTTGAGGTAACCCTGGAGGGAGTGGTGACACCCTATAGCTGGTCCGGTGACAGCTTTGGCCCAGATCAGCGAAAATTCATAGCCAACGCCACCATTTATGTGGACGGCAAACCCTACGAAATGGAGGGACAAGCCGTAAAGACCGATGAGAACGGCAAGGCTGTCTTGATCTTCAATAATCCCGGCACCTATAAAGTATCGGCGGAGAGATTTACCGGTGAGGGGCTCCGGGAGGGACATCGTCGGGCACTGGGCGCAAAAGGAAATCGAGTTCATGGCCGCGAAGGGCTATGTGGCCGGTGTGGGCGACAATAAATTTGTGCCAGATACCACCATCACCCGCGCCGAATTCACCGTCATCGTGGCCCGCATGGCCGGCCTGACGGCCAACCCGGGCGGGGCGGAGCGATTCAGCGACGTGCCTGCCGGCGCCTGGTACCGGGGTATGGTAGGCGCTGCTACCGTCGCCGGCCTGGTTTACGGGACGGGCGAAAACAGCTTTGCACCGGACAAGCCCATCACCCGGGAGCAGATGGCAACCATGATGGCCCGGTTGATGGCCAAGAACGGCCTGAACATGACCGTCAGTGATCGCGAAGCGGTT
Protein-coding regions in this window:
- a CDS encoding tyrosine-type recombinase/integrase, whose product is MRVETVTTPDGKTRYILVGSDGEPVLPVMRFIKFKDNSGAARKSLRSYCQHLKLFFEFLEQENLDYRQVNIDNMADFMRWLQNPYGNLKVIPVTSVPSPRKSTTVNTVISTVLNFYDYLMRHEDYSVQLSERLKKTVSGSRRGFKDFLYHINKDKEYPAKILKVKVRRSRPKTISKEQVGKLIDACSNLRDKFLIQLLWESSMRIGEALALWLEDFEPDGQKIHIRDRGELPNLAEIKTVCGPRTVDVSSELINMFFNYVAEFHTDEVDTNHVFIKLSGENKYQPMEYQDVASLFRRLKAKTGIDVSPHVLRHSSLTELRRAGWKPEHLRKRAGHAHVQTTMQIYLHPSDEDLRKDWEKAEEKMRLKRQQKEGSEQ
- a CDS encoding DUF6262 family protein; this encodes MSGKHQRNTEGLKKHARRKSEETAKKVDEAIQRLIKAGEKINFNSVSLEAGVSKSYLYTHPEIKERIENLRKQQAAAPSPKQIKREMTDASKDIIIAAKNKRIKELEAENKRLKEELKILRGKLYESLE
- a CDS encoding copper amine oxidase N-terminal domain-containing protein, encoding MTAKFARFLTAVLVLLMVVGLAGAAWASEPVPGAEITEPQVPGTTIIYNNVKLWIGQNKAVVNGESKTLDTAPMLYEDRTMVPLRFIAESLGANVQWDPAEQKIMIATGGESGPAEKTQFDVILKIGQNQAFVNSEPKTLDVPPMLYKGRTMVPLRFIAEALGADVQWDPAEQCVTITLRLMPIDAFITATTKGFNAEIKAAMQEAARQAKIKLAEAEPVEVIGKESQLTKPNVKVVSIAIQGADTLTIEQLAKGADVLFTFLQLPEGSELSSGFYVIRISGDPKANKWVAQFKNMDGKVVLEKPAEVGAGARALPGGKVKVTVKISFPGPTVTLDIHWNSASIQTAFGIGNGGPDTTPLLEAGQKVVQAVEKYAVSVNDALTQAAKKYENGILDGWMSSSRGDDLLVAHTVFEGVNDLTIEELTKGQDVFFGYFRTPKGSKLPAGFYKVRIVQESGRWLGRFVNDKGEVVYEGPAEVTAGGDIVKSFWNGWFTHDVGLNSVTGDYHWIDRKGREHSIEITITVE
- a CDS encoding aminotransferase class V-fold PLP-dependent enzyme, with amino-acid sequence MIYLDNAATTWPKPPGVEKAMVETLREKGANPGRGGHQMSLAAGRVVNQTRELLARLFGARNPSRVVFTLNCTEALNLALKGFLKSGDHVLTSSMEHNSMIRPLRALTRAGVEYTVVPCSERGELDPDDLEKGIKSNTRLIALTHASNVTGTLLPIAEAGKIARHHGIAFLVDAAQTAGIFSIDVDELNIDLLAFPGHKGLYGPPGTGGLYIREGISLDPLKHGGTGSASNSEDQPDIMPEMYESGTVNTVGIAGLGAGAAFVLEEGLEKIRQREESLLVRLRAGLAAVPGLKIYGPQAGPQAPTLAVNLGNADSGEVAFLLDRVYQIAVRAGLHCAALAHRTLGTTKQGVVRFSLSYFNTEEEIETAIRAMEELARDLS
- a CDS encoding ParB/RepB/Spo0J family partition protein; amino-acid sequence: MKNKGLGKGLRALIPAVPQEIGEGEEILELSVEKIKPGPFQARQDFDEATLSELAASIKAHGVMQPVVVRPLGEDQFELIIGERRWRACQQAGVKTIPAIIRKVDDLTSSEMMLVENVQREDLNPLEEALAYRRLVEEFHLTQEEIAARVGKSRSLIANTLRLLQLPQEARELLARGILSAGHGKVLLGLPSPEQQCALAQEIVSRGLSVRETEKEARRLIRSQAGPARPKEKRASLDPELDEAEAQLQRLLGTKVRIKTGPRGGKIEIEFYSKDELDRLLEWFTGDLSR
- a CDS encoding AAA family ATPase translates to MAARIIAIANQKGGVAKTTTAVNLSACLAVAEKKVLLVDIDPQGNATSGLGVARESLSRCIYDLLLGEATAEELIMATETPGLDLIPATINLAGAEIELVNLSRRESRLRQAVRSLRDRYNYIFIDCPPSLGLLTINALTAADRVLIPIQCEYYALEGLGQLLRTIQLVQQGLNPLLELEGVLLTMFDARTNLSIQVVEEVKDYFGDKVFRTIIPRSVRLSEAPSHGKPVISYDSRSRGALLYQELAQEVIQNEK
- a CDS encoding copper amine oxidase N-terminal domain-containing protein translates to MTKKTLTLSLTILFILAVAGTALASYGFLSGEPGISYASLVPPPPPPEKGMWAVFTVGDTRYYSTTTGTEFWEYRPDLLDKYAIARERMSYERKADVAPFILNSRTFIPMRYLAYALGASDSDVIWDGAQRTAKLRIKTADETKTVEIVLKIGSNVLLNDGKPVAMDVAPVIRDGRTFLPARFVAEAAGYAVDWDETYRGVLVGPPGKLPVHPKRTTPVDGGVGYEIPGGEG
- a CDS encoding DUF4430 domain-containing protein; protein product: MPTVRALLQRGISFDLQDYGWALYIAMIGGDREFDHRSTSGWMYRVNGWLPNYGCQAYVLKGGEDILWYFGTYGFDTWVTKIQSDKTSVQTGQTVEVTLEGVVTPYSWSGDSFGPDQRKFIANATIYVDGKPYEMEGQAVKTDENGKAVLIFNNPGTYKVSAERFTGEGLREGHRRALGAKGNRVHGREGLCGRCGRQ
- a CDS encoding S-layer homology domain-containing protein, with the translated sequence MAAKGYVAGVGDNKFVPDTTITRAEFTVIVARMAGLTANPGGAERFSDVPAGAWYRGMVGAATVAGLVYGTGENSFAPDKPITREQMATMMARLMAKNGLNMTVSDREAVELLAGFNDAAAVSPWARTSVALMAREN